The sequence CCATTACATCCTGCTGCCGGTCAGTCCGGTGTTCATCATCGCCAGCCTGGCCTGCGCGTTTCTGCTTAACCTGCTGCCGTGGGGCGGGCTGGTCGGCGTGCCGGATTTTGTCGCGCTGGTGTTGATTTTCTGGAGCATTCACCAGCCGCGCAAGGTCGGTATCGGCGTGGCGTTTTGCATGGGCTTGCTGATGGATGTGCACAACGCGTCGCTGCTCGGTGAAAACGCGCTGGTCTACACGCTGCTGTCCTACCTGGCGATCATGATCCACCGGCGCGTGCTGTGGTTTCCGGTGCGTACCCAGGCCTTGCACATCCTGCCGCTGCTGCTCGCCACGCAAGTCGTGCAACTGGTGATCCGGTTGCTGGCGTCGGGCAAATATCCGGGCTGGCTGTTTTTCATGGAGTCACTGATTTCAGTGGTGCTCTGGCCGCTGGTGACCTGGTTGCTGCTGGCACCGCAACGACGTGCGATCAACCGCGACGACACGCGACCGATCTGATGATCTGACCCTTTGCGCTTTTTCCTTTTTATTGCGTTCCACCTACCCGAGCGGGCATGACTGAATTCAAGAACACCGAACGCGAACTGCATTTTTTCCGGATCCGGGTCACGGTGGCGGGATTTTTTGCGTTCTTCTGCTTTTGCCTGCTGGCGTCCCGGTTTGTGTGGTTGCAGGTCTACCGGCACGACCACTACGCGGCGCAGGCCGAAGACAACCGGATCTCGGTGGTGCCGGTGGTGCCGAACCGCGGCCTGATCCTGGACCGCAATGGCGTGGTCCTGGCGCGCAATTTTTCGGCTTACACGCTCGAAATCACGCCATCCAAACTCACCGTCAGTCTGGACGAAACCGTCGACCAGCTGGCCGAGCTGGTCGAGATTACGGCCAAGGATCGCAAGCGTTTTCGCAAGCTGCTGGAAGACAGTCGCAACTTCGAAAGTTCGCCGATCCGCACCCGCCTGACCGAAGAAGAAGTCGCGCGCTTCACGGTGCAGCGCTACCGTTTTCCGGGTGTCGAAATCCAGGCCCGGTTGTTTCGGCAGTATCCGCTGGGAGCCGTCGCCTCGCACGTGACCGGCTACCTCGGGCGCATCAGCGCGCGCGATGCCGCAGCGATCGACGAGCTCGATGACAGTGCCAATTACAACGGCACCGACCATATCGGCAAGGAAGGCCTGGAGAAAAGCTACGAGCGGCAATTGCATGGCATCACCGGCTACGAAGAAGTCGAAGTCTCCGCCGGTGGCCGGGCGGTGCGCACGCTCTCGCGCACGCCGGCCAGTCCCGGCAACAACCTGATCCTGTCGATCGACATCGAATTGCAAAAGGTCGTCGAAGAAGCTTTCGGCGATCACCGTGGTGCGCTGGTGGCGATCGAGCCATCGACCGGCGACATCCTGGCCTACGTGTCGATGCCGACCTTCGACCCGAACCTGTTCGTCGAAGGCATCGACCAGCAAAGCTGGGAGCAACTCAATACCTCGCTGGAGCGGCCGCTGCTGAACCGGCCGTTGTCGGGCACCTATCCGCCCGGCTCGACTTACAAGCCATTCATGGCGCTGGCCGCACTGGAGCTGGGCAAGCGCAAGCCGGAAGACACGATTTCGGACCCCGGCTATTTCATACTCGGCAACCACCGTTTCCGCGATGACAAGGAAGGTGGCCATGGCATGGTCGACATGCGCCGGTCTATCGTCGCGTCGTGCGATACCTACTACTACCTGCTGGCCAACGACCTCGGGGTCGATGCGATCCATGACTTCATGAAGCCGTTCGGTTTCGGTGAGCTGACCGGTATCGACCTCGAGCACGAGCGCAAAGGCTTGCTGCCATCCACGTCCTGGAAGCGCACTGCGTACCGCAAGCGCGAACAGCAGAAATGGTATGCCGGCGAAACCATTTCGCTGGGCATCGGCCAGGGCTACAACGCCTTCACGCCACTGCAAATGGCGCATGCGATTGCGACGCTGGCCAATAACGGTGTTGTCATGAAACCGCATCTGGTGAAGATCATCGAGAACGGCATTACGCGCGAACGCACCGTCACCGTGCCGAAGGAAAGCTACCGGATTGCGCTTAAGCAGGCCAACATCGACATCGTCAAGAACGCCATGGTCGGCGTCACCAGCGAAGCCGGCGGCACTTCGTACCGTGTCTTCGGCAAGGCCGGGTATGTGTCTGCCGGCAAGACCGGCACGGCGCAGGTGATCGCGATCAAGAAAAATGAAAAGTACGACGCCAAGAAGATCGACGAACTGCATCATGACCATTCGCTGTACTCCGCCTTTGCACCGGCCGACAAGCCGCGCATTGCGATTGCGATCATCGTCGAGAATGGCGGTTTCGGCGCCGAGACCGCCGCCCCTATCGTCAAGAAGGCATTGGATTTTTATCTGCTCGGCAAGCGTCCGGGAGATAAGGAAACGCCGGCAGTGCCGCTGACCGTCAGTGTGGCCGACACCCGCGGCAACAAGGATCAAGGACATATCCACCATGATTGAAAGACGTCCGCTCTGGCCGCGCATCAAACCCCTGCTGACCGTATTCGACGGCCCGCTGGCACTGATTATTTTCCTGATCGTGTCGGTCGGGCTGGTCACGCTGTATTCGGCCGGCATCGACTTTCCCGGCCGCGTCGAAGACCAGCTGCGCAATATCCTGATCGCCTTCATCGTGATGTGGATCGCCGCCACGGTGCCGCCGCAGACGCTGATGCGCTTTGCCGTACCGATCTACAGTTTCGGCATTGCGCTGCTGATCGCGGTGGCGGTGTTCGGCCTGGTCAAGAAAGGCGCACGGCGCTGGATTAACCTCGGCATCGTGATTCAGCCCTCCGAGATCATGAAGATCGCGATGCCGCTGATGCTGGCCTGGTTTTTTCAGAAGCGCGAAGGCATGATCCGCTGGACCGAATTCCTGGTTGCGGCGGTACTGCTGGCGATTCCGGTGGCATTGATCGCGCGCCAGCCCGACCTCGGTACCGCATTGCTGGTGCTGGCCGCCGGTTTCTATGTGATCTTCCTGGCGGGGCTATCGTGGAAAGTCATGGCCGGGCTGTTCGTCACGGTCGCTGCCAGCTTGCCGGTGCTCTGGACCGTGCTGCATGATTACCAGCGTCAGCGCGTGATGATGCTGATCGATCCCACCTCGGATCCGCTCGGCAAGGGCTTCCATATCATCCAGTCGACCATCGCGGTCGGCTCCGGCGGACTGTTCGGCAAGGGCTGGCTCAAGGGTACGCAGGCGCATCTGGAATTCATTCCGGAGCGCACCACTGACTTCATTTTTGCGGTCTACTCCGAAGAATTCGGCTTGGTCGGCAACGGCGTTCTGCTGATCTTGTACATGCTGCTGGTCAGTCGCGGGCTGGTCATTGCGGCCAACGCACCGACCGTATTTACCCGCCTGCTGGCCGGTGCGATCACGATGATTTTCTTCACTTATGCCTTCGTCAACATGGGAATGGTCAGTGGTATCCTGCCGGTAGTCGGGGTGCCGCTACCTTTCATGAGTTACGGCGGCACCGCACTAGTCACGCTCGGCCTTGGCGCCGGCATCCTGATGAGCATCCAGCGGCATCGCACGCTGGTACAAAGTTAAGGAATATCCATGCACGAACACCCCCGATTATCCTGGCCGGGACGTCTGCTGGCAGGCGCTATTGCTGTCGTGCTGGCCGCTTGCGGCAGTGTCCCTTTGGCACCACCGGCACCGCCTGCTGCCAAGCGCGAGGTCGTGCCGCCGACGGTCAAGCGGGCACCGGCAATGCCGGCGGCCGGTTCCGGACGTGGTGGCTACTACCTCGACGATGGTCCCGGCGACAACCCGCCCGACAACCTGCTGGCCATCCCCGATGCCGAGCCCAAGATCGAAGCGAACTTCGCCCGCAACAACCGCCCGTATGTGGTCTTCGGCGAGACCTATACTCCGATGGA comes from Actimicrobium sp. CCC2.4 and encodes:
- the mreD gene encoding rod shape-determining protein MreD, translating into MNQPHYILLPVSPVFIIASLACAFLLNLLPWGGLVGVPDFVALVLIFWSIHQPRKVGIGVAFCMGLLMDVHNASLLGENALVYTLLSYLAIMIHRRVLWFPVRTQALHILPLLLATQVVQLVIRLLASGKYPGWLFFMESLISVVLWPLVTWLLLAPQRRAINRDDTRPI
- the mrdA gene encoding penicillin-binding protein 2, whose translation is MTEFKNTERELHFFRIRVTVAGFFAFFCFCLLASRFVWLQVYRHDHYAAQAEDNRISVVPVVPNRGLILDRNGVVLARNFSAYTLEITPSKLTVSLDETVDQLAELVEITAKDRKRFRKLLEDSRNFESSPIRTRLTEEEVARFTVQRYRFPGVEIQARLFRQYPLGAVASHVTGYLGRISARDAAAIDELDDSANYNGTDHIGKEGLEKSYERQLHGITGYEEVEVSAGGRAVRTLSRTPASPGNNLILSIDIELQKVVEEAFGDHRGALVAIEPSTGDILAYVSMPTFDPNLFVEGIDQQSWEQLNTSLERPLLNRPLSGTYPPGSTYKPFMALAALELGKRKPEDTISDPGYFILGNHRFRDDKEGGHGMVDMRRSIVASCDTYYYLLANDLGVDAIHDFMKPFGFGELTGIDLEHERKGLLPSTSWKRTAYRKREQQKWYAGETISLGIGQGYNAFTPLQMAHAIATLANNGVVMKPHLVKIIENGITRERTVTVPKESYRIALKQANIDIVKNAMVGVTSEAGGTSYRVFGKAGYVSAGKTGTAQVIAIKKNEKYDAKKIDELHHDHSLYSAFAPADKPRIAIAIIVENGGFGAETAAPIVKKALDFYLLGKRPGDKETPAVPLTVSVADTRGNKDQGHIHHD
- the rodA gene encoding rod shape-determining protein RodA codes for the protein MIERRPLWPRIKPLLTVFDGPLALIIFLIVSVGLVTLYSAGIDFPGRVEDQLRNILIAFIVMWIAATVPPQTLMRFAVPIYSFGIALLIAVAVFGLVKKGARRWINLGIVIQPSEIMKIAMPLMLAWFFQKREGMIRWTEFLVAAVLLAIPVALIARQPDLGTALLVLAAGFYVIFLAGLSWKVMAGLFVTVAASLPVLWTVLHDYQRQRVMMLIDPTSDPLGKGFHIIQSTIAVGSGGLFGKGWLKGTQAHLEFIPERTTDFIFAVYSEEFGLVGNGVLLILYMLLVSRGLVIAANAPTVFTRLLAGAITMIFFTYAFVNMGMVSGILPVVGVPLPFMSYGGTALVTLGLGAGILMSIQRHRTLVQS